One Leptospira fletcheri genomic window carries:
- the fliJ gene encoding flagellar export protein FliJ, giving the protein MKRFRFRLEPVLRLKKIAEEKKLQELSELVAEINRRSSEIENNETKIANLTSKPSETYDLREYSYLQTYIRQLLTKNSELTEEIRTFDEPIAKKRLEVNEARKDKKVMELLKEKRYSEYIHHYKKREQQTSEELFLSRYFSKTRGAQDGIEQIGRDPKTFTYDTGGVERSGSEDAGLSELRKLYERYKK; this is encoded by the coding sequence ATGAAAAGATTCAGATTCAGGCTCGAGCCGGTACTTCGTCTCAAAAAAATCGCCGAAGAAAAAAAGCTGCAGGAACTTTCCGAGCTCGTTGCGGAGATCAACCGACGTAGTTCCGAAATCGAAAATAACGAAACCAAAATCGCGAACCTTACCTCCAAGCCCTCGGAGACATACGATTTACGGGAATATTCCTATCTTCAAACTTATATTCGTCAACTTTTGACGAAGAACTCGGAACTAACGGAAGAAATCCGCACATTCGACGAACCTATCGCAAAGAAGAGACTCGAAGTAAACGAGGCGCGAAAGGACAAAAAAGTTATGGAGCTTCTCAAAGAGAAGCGCTATTCGGAATACATTCATCATTATAAGAAAAGGGAACAGCAAACGTCGGAAGAACTGTTCCTAAGCAGATACTTTTCGAAAACGAGGGGAGCTCAAGATGGAATCGAGCAAATTGGACGGGATCCGAAGACTTTTACCTATGATACGGGAGGCGTCGAGCGTTCCGGTTCGGAAGATGCGGGACTTTCTGAACTCCGAAAGCTTTACGAGCGTTATAAAAAGTGA
- a CDS encoding periplasmic-type flagellar collar protein FlbB — MASLTDKARAVYLVLLIFFLLLIGFFAFDYFQLIDAAEYFPFLRKEPGLVNADSESPSELEKLEFRKEMERLAKDRDEILQKEDDIRKEREKLDAELEKISELKRGLTAKENELKSAESEKNSRNKLVKVLAEKVANMPPDNAVQMLTNWPDKDIIDVFIQMDQDAEQDGRQTITTYLLTLFPAERRAAITNKWLSRSDTIRAPESSPESEEL, encoded by the coding sequence ATGGCAAGCCTTACCGACAAAGCGAGAGCCGTTTATCTCGTTTTACTGATTTTCTTTCTGCTTTTGATCGGATTTTTCGCGTTTGATTACTTTCAGCTCATAGACGCGGCAGAATACTTCCCGTTTTTACGCAAGGAACCCGGACTGGTAAACGCGGATTCCGAATCTCCCTCGGAACTTGAAAAGCTGGAATTCCGAAAGGAGATGGAGCGGCTTGCCAAGGATAGGGACGAGATTCTACAGAAGGAAGATGATATTCGGAAGGAAAGAGAAAAGCTCGATGCGGAGCTGGAAAAAATCTCCGAACTCAAACGGGGCCTTACCGCCAAAGAGAACGAACTGAAATCCGCAGAATCGGAAAAAAACAGTCGGAATAAACTTGTGAAAGTTCTGGCCGAAAAAGTAGCGAATATGCCGCCCGATAATGCGGTCCAGATGCTGACTAACTGGCCGGATAAGGATATCATTGACGTATTTATCCAGATGGATCAGGATGCGGAACAGGATGGGCGTCAGACCATTACCACATATCTGCTGACCCTCTTTCCCGCGGAAAGAAGAGCGGCCATAACGAATAAATGGCTTTCCCGTTCGGACACGATCCGTGCGCCAGAATCATCGCCCGAGTCCGAGGAGTTATAA
- a CDS encoding TOBE domain-containing protein — MLATLFSAGSEILAKEKKRKVVSGEDLVRNPSKAVGETVRLTGNVSHVLYKGNSIRFVLQFGGKPVVLDSDDSGLISRVAVGTYVEVCGFYLKNKKLELDGKRTDMPSIVVEQPYCSN; from the coding sequence ATGCTCGCGACTCTTTTTTCCGCCGGATCGGAAATCCTTGCCAAAGAAAAGAAAAGGAAGGTTGTAAGCGGCGAAGATCTGGTAAGGAATCCCTCGAAAGCGGTCGGGGAGACGGTTCGTTTAACGGGAAACGTTTCCCACGTTTTGTACAAGGGGAACTCGATCCGTTTCGTTCTCCAATTCGGAGGAAAGCCCGTGGTCCTGGATTCCGACGATTCCGGGCTGATCAGCAGAGTTGCCGTAGGAACTTATGTGGAAGTCTGCGGTTTTTATCTGAAGAACAAAAAGCTGGAACTTGACGGTAAGAGAACGGACATGCCTTCCATCGTCGTCGAACAACCCTATTGTTCGAACTGA
- a CDS encoding DUF3089 domain-containing protein, producing MKEILSSSFLSVLPAFFRSFFLFFLCVSNASCLYLLKPRENFESSKTLSRPDYSDLKSWASHPAKKDPGDEVPKDSGFMDKQATAEADVFFVHPTTLIVAGKYWNGDLEDESLNRKTEEGPIRSQAGAFNECCRVYAPRYRQAAFYVFMEDTPEGQKALDFAYEDVKSAFLYYMKYLNQGRPWILASHSQGTRHTVQLLKEIVSASPYRKNLIAAYSVGYPYSPEETGLSPCLSPDSLGCVINWNSFLWGSKPVRLSERFGKSLCVNPLSWTVDESYQPKESNPGSVPIRFYRALPGIADAKCESGILWVHKPESRGFPTLGKDDTYHLVDYHLFYTSIRRNAKARVDRFLLGKGKRSVD from the coding sequence ATGAAAGAAATTCTTAGTTCGTCTTTCTTATCCGTTCTTCCCGCGTTTTTTCGTTCCTTCTTTTTATTTTTCCTCTGCGTTTCGAACGCCTCCTGCCTTTATCTGTTGAAGCCTAGGGAGAATTTCGAGAGTAGTAAAACCCTTTCCCGGCCGGATTATTCCGATTTGAAATCTTGGGCGTCCCATCCCGCGAAAAAGGATCCGGGCGACGAAGTCCCGAAAGACTCGGGGTTTATGGATAAGCAAGCGACTGCAGAGGCGGACGTTTTCTTTGTACATCCGACTACTCTGATCGTGGCGGGAAAATATTGGAACGGGGACCTGGAGGACGAAAGTTTGAATCGGAAAACTGAGGAAGGACCGATTCGCTCGCAAGCAGGCGCTTTCAACGAATGTTGCAGGGTGTACGCTCCCAGATATAGACAGGCCGCTTTTTACGTTTTTATGGAGGATACTCCGGAAGGGCAGAAGGCCTTGGACTTCGCGTACGAAGACGTAAAGAGTGCATTTTTATATTATATGAAATATCTAAATCAGGGACGGCCTTGGATTTTGGCGTCCCACAGTCAGGGTACCCGTCATACGGTACAGCTTTTGAAGGAAATCGTGTCTGCATCTCCGTACAGGAAGAATCTAATCGCGGCTTATTCCGTAGGATATCCTTATTCCCCGGAGGAAACCGGACTTTCACCTTGCCTTTCCCCGGATTCACTAGGTTGTGTGATCAATTGGAATTCCTTCCTGTGGGGAAGTAAGCCAGTCCGACTTTCGGAAAGATTCGGCAAATCTCTTTGTGTAAATCCTTTGTCTTGGACGGTCGACGAATCGTACCAACCGAAAGAATCGAATCCCGGAAGCGTTCCGATACGGTTCTACCGTGCCTTACCCGGAATCGCGGACGCCAAATGTGAATCGGGGATTTTATGGGTGCACAAACCGGAGAGTAGAGGGTTCCCGACTCTAGGAAAAGACGATACCTATCATTTGGTGGACTATCACTTGTTTTATACGAGCATCCGGCGAAACGCCAAAGCTAGAGTGGATCGGTTCCTTTTGGGAAAAGGAAAAAGATCAGTCGATTAG
- the gmk gene encoding guanylate kinase gives MSSKLFVLSSVAGGGKSTLIRLVREKHPQIAFSVSCTTRPPRPGDEEGVTYFFLTPEAFERGIRENEFLEWARVHDHYYGTPRKYVEECLASGRSVIMDLDVQGAALLKRKLGETVVTIFILPPSEEEWERRLRARGTDSEESITKRIRNGKQELSHRNEFDHVILNDDLDRTLSQLESILLSSEKH, from the coding sequence GTGTCTTCTAAACTTTTCGTCCTTTCTTCCGTAGCTGGGGGAGGAAAATCCACTCTGATCCGCTTGGTTCGGGAAAAACACCCCCAAATCGCTTTTTCCGTTTCTTGCACGACGAGACCGCCGCGTCCGGGAGACGAAGAAGGGGTCACATATTTTTTTTTAACTCCCGAGGCCTTTGAGCGCGGGATCCGAGAAAACGAATTTCTGGAATGGGCCAGGGTTCACGACCATTACTACGGCACTCCCCGAAAATACGTCGAGGAATGTCTTGCGAGCGGAAGGTCGGTCATTATGGACTTGGACGTTCAGGGCGCGGCGCTTTTGAAGCGGAAATTAGGGGAGACTGTTGTTACGATCTTTATCCTTCCTCCGAGTGAAGAAGAATGGGAAAGAAGGTTGCGAGCCCGGGGAACGGATTCCGAAGAAAGCATAACGAAAAGGATCCGGAACGGAAAACAGGAACTGTCCCACCGGAACGAATTCGATCATGTCATTCTGAACGACGACTTGGATCGCACATTGTCGCAACTCGAATCCATATTGCTTTCCTCCGAAAAACATTGA
- a CDS encoding extracellular matrix/biofilm biosynthesis regulator RemA family protein encodes MSQFSVLNVGFGNIVMVSKIVGIIHSDSASAKRIRNEAKSNNSLIDATQGKKTRSIIITDSNHLVLSNLRVEALTRRIESRDNSVAEEEEEKD; translated from the coding sequence ATGTCTCAATTTAGCGTCCTGAACGTTGGTTTCGGAAATATCGTAATGGTTTCGAAGATCGTCGGCATCATTCATTCCGATTCCGCTTCAGCAAAAAGGATTCGGAACGAAGCAAAAAGCAATAATAGTCTGATCGATGCCACTCAGGGGAAAAAAACCAGATCCATCATTATCACGGACTCCAATCATTTGGTCCTTTCCAATCTACGAGTCGAGGCGCTGACTCGACGGATCGAGAGCCGAGACAATTCCGTAGCCGAAGAAGAGGAAGAAAAAGACTAA
- a CDS encoding FapA family protein yields the protein MSSLTSFLKDQSKELDKLQNEQVEVLAETLEKCLQLAASHLRRKVHEIDYIVIKRGKKKLFGSEPWHIRASLIPEDNFLDELSELDKKLTGGSGKLVSKDLKEFLQPKDRDGRALVQILRNGAYLTVFPPAGEGRAVELVEVSKKLSYRGVGQLDEDQIRKLVKEAKGEPIFISNAKPRPGMEGKLVLDIAPDRMRAKVTFVPPKPGGRDLEVKDVINYLKNAGIKYGIKEDEIKRRLEEEYYTQPFTAAEGDQPVNGKNATIIYRVRTQKNVVFREDESGRVDYKDLDLIENVVVGQLLAEKVPAEKGKYGRSLFNELLPAKDGLDTELKQGKGTILSEDRTKLTAEVNGQVVYAAGRLSVETVYRVNGDVGIKTGNVTFLGSIIITGNVEDNYSVKAAGNIEIYGTVQKANIEADGDIIIRQGVSGRDEARIESTGGNVIAKFIQNATVITEKDVIVQEGILHCFISAGGKVVSNGKRGQIVGGTIRAAEMIAAKVIGSSANPPTELVVGTDPKVLKQIAEYEEKLAENQEKFEQLTKSLKTLKARKESDPASFTQDQEQQLSKTAKAVEKLEIRIREYENEIQNLRNYIEEKAANGMISVEKTLFGGVTLKIRNSDFKTRNEIKHKTFVEENGVIRQLPYQDPEPDKKDWRKNRSRVK from the coding sequence ATGTCTTCCTTAACCTCCTTCCTCAAAGACCAATCCAAAGAGTTGGACAAACTCCAAAACGAACAAGTGGAGGTCCTTGCCGAGACTTTGGAAAAATGTCTACAGTTGGCGGCTTCTCATCTGAGAAGGAAGGTCCACGAAATCGATTATATCGTGATCAAACGCGGCAAGAAAAAACTCTTCGGTTCCGAACCTTGGCATATTCGAGCTTCCCTCATTCCCGAAGACAATTTTTTGGACGAGCTGTCCGAGTTGGACAAGAAATTGACCGGAGGTTCCGGGAAATTAGTTTCCAAGGATTTGAAGGAGTTCCTGCAACCTAAGGACAGGGATGGTCGAGCGCTCGTTCAGATCCTAAGAAATGGGGCCTACCTGACCGTCTTTCCGCCTGCGGGAGAGGGAAGAGCGGTCGAGCTTGTCGAAGTTTCCAAAAAACTTTCCTATAGGGGAGTCGGGCAGCTGGACGAAGACCAGATTCGGAAATTGGTCAAGGAAGCCAAGGGCGAACCGATTTTCATCTCCAATGCCAAACCTCGCCCGGGAATGGAAGGAAAGCTCGTACTAGATATCGCGCCCGACAGAATGAGAGCGAAGGTGACGTTCGTTCCTCCCAAACCTGGGGGACGAGATTTGGAAGTCAAAGACGTGATCAATTATCTGAAGAACGCCGGTATCAAATACGGGATCAAAGAGGACGAGATCAAACGCCGTCTTGAGGAAGAATACTATACCCAGCCGTTTACCGCAGCAGAAGGGGACCAGCCAGTTAACGGTAAAAATGCGACCATTATCTATCGTGTCCGTACCCAAAAGAACGTGGTCTTCCGCGAAGACGAATCCGGTCGTGTGGATTATAAGGATTTGGATCTGATCGAAAACGTGGTCGTCGGTCAGTTACTGGCGGAGAAGGTTCCCGCCGAGAAAGGCAAATACGGTCGGTCCTTATTCAACGAACTCTTGCCCGCCAAGGACGGACTTGATACGGAACTGAAACAGGGAAAGGGAACCATCCTCTCGGAAGACAGAACCAAGCTGACTGCGGAAGTGAACGGCCAAGTCGTATACGCAGCCGGTCGGCTTTCCGTAGAGACCGTGTACCGAGTCAACGGAGACGTAGGCATCAAGACAGGGAACGTAACGTTCCTCGGCTCCATCATTATCACCGGGAATGTGGAGGACAACTACTCGGTCAAGGCGGCCGGAAACATAGAGATCTATGGAACAGTACAAAAGGCGAATATAGAAGCCGACGGAGATATCATTATCCGCCAAGGGGTTTCCGGACGGGACGAGGCGCGTATAGAATCCACGGGCGGAAACGTAATCGCTAAATTCATACAGAACGCTACCGTGATTACCGAAAAGGACGTGATCGTCCAGGAAGGAATCCTGCATTGTTTTATCAGCGCCGGAGGAAAGGTCGTATCCAACGGAAAGCGGGGCCAAATCGTAGGCGGGACCATTCGTGCAGCGGAGATGATCGCCGCCAAGGTGATCGGTTCTTCCGCCAACCCGCCCACGGAATTGGTCGTCGGAACCGATCCGAAAGTATTGAAACAGATCGCGGAATATGAGGAAAAACTGGCTGAGAACCAGGAGAAGTTCGAGCAACTTACGAAAAGTTTAAAGACCTTAAAGGCGCGCAAGGAAAGCGACCCTGCTTCCTTTACCCAGGACCAGGAACAGCAATTGTCCAAAACCGCCAAGGCAGTGGAAAAGCTGGAAATTCGGATCCGGGAATACGAGAACGAAATCCAAAACCTCCGCAACTACATAGAGGAAAAAGCCGCCAACGGAATGATTTCCGTGGAAAAAACCCTTTTCGGCGGTGTTACTCTCAAGATCAGAAATTCCGACTTTAAGACCCGGAACGAGATCAAACATAAGACCTTTGTGGAAGAGAACGGAGTTATCCGACAACTTCCGTACCAAGATCCCGAGCCGGATAAAAAAGACTGGAGAAAAAATCGGTCTCGAGTAAAATAA
- the whiG gene encoding RNA polymerase sigma factor WhiG, with protein MSKLFDKYNNTDETELWKSYRDTKDQNIRSYLVEKYSPLVKHVAGRIAIGMPQNVEFDDLVSYGVFGLLDAIEKFDPDRQIKFKTYAMTRIRGSIFDELRSIDWIPRSIRQKAKQLEQIIGMLENKEGAHVEDEAIAKEMGISVEEFNSLLTKISGTSLVSLNDIWFLGDENDEVSFMETLESPMNMNPDTIIEKEEIKNVIVEAIKTLPDKEKKVIVLYYYEDLTLKEIGEVLEVTESRISQLHTRAVARLRSKLGKVKSVITKK; from the coding sequence ATGTCCAAACTTTTTGATAAATATAATAATACGGATGAAACGGAACTGTGGAAGTCCTATCGGGACACCAAAGACCAAAACATACGCAGTTATCTCGTAGAGAAATATTCTCCCTTAGTCAAGCACGTGGCCGGTCGTATTGCGATCGGGATGCCCCAAAATGTGGAGTTCGACGACCTGGTCTCGTACGGAGTATTCGGACTTCTAGATGCGATCGAAAAGTTCGACCCGGACAGACAAATCAAATTTAAGACGTACGCGATGACCCGGATTCGCGGTTCGATTTTCGACGAACTGCGTTCCATCGACTGGATTCCCCGCTCAATCCGACAAAAAGCCAAGCAGTTGGAGCAGATTATCGGAATGCTGGAGAACAAAGAGGGCGCTCATGTGGAAGACGAGGCCATCGCAAAAGAGATGGGAATCTCCGTGGAGGAATTCAACTCTCTTCTTACGAAAATCAGCGGCACTTCTCTCGTTTCCCTAAACGATATCTGGTTCCTCGGCGACGAAAACGACGAAGTCTCCTTCATGGAAACGTTAGAATCTCCCATGAATATGAATCCGGATACGATCATAGAGAAGGAGGAGATCAAGAACGTCATCGTCGAAGCGATCAAGACCTTGCCGGACAAGGAAAAGAAGGTCATCGTACTCTACTATTACGAGGATCTTACCTTAAAGGAGATCGGGGAAGTGTTGGAAGTGACCGAGTCCAGGATCTCCCAGCTTCATACCAGAGCCGTCGCCAGATTAAGAAGCAAACTGGGAAAAGTAAAATCGGTCATTACGAAGAAGTAA
- a CDS encoding MinD/ParA family protein, protein MDQAAQLRKLTEGNTSLKLVSSTKPMTKIIAIASGKGGVGKSTISVNLAISMAKAGQKVLVFDGDLGLANVNVILGIIPKYNLYHVVKGHKSLKDIIIQAPEGVDIIAGASGYSQLANLNDTQRNNLIKGFGDLDSYDYMIIDTGAGISSNVIGLTLPADDVIVVTTPEPTAITDSYGLIKAIVSQSRDKNLKMVVNRVRSAIEGKKVADRVIDISGQFLEVRVENLGFIFQDDEVEKSIREQKPYIIHSPKSKAAACLNRITYSLLNQEMEAQEDSGIGGFFKKFFNFVDVREKQQSLDDN, encoded by the coding sequence ATGGACCAGGCGGCCCAACTGCGGAAACTCACCGAGGGGAATACGAGTCTTAAGCTCGTTTCTTCGACCAAACCGATGACCAAAATAATCGCGATTGCTTCCGGAAAAGGCGGAGTAGGAAAGAGTACGATTTCCGTAAACCTGGCTATCTCCATGGCCAAGGCGGGGCAGAAGGTTCTAGTTTTCGACGGGGATTTGGGACTCGCCAACGTAAATGTGATATTGGGGATCATTCCAAAATACAACTTATACCATGTTGTTAAGGGACATAAGAGTTTAAAGGACATCATCATCCAGGCGCCGGAAGGGGTGGATATCATCGCGGGAGCGAGCGGATATTCCCAATTGGCCAACTTGAACGACACACAAAGAAATAATTTGATCAAGGGATTCGGGGATCTGGATTCCTACGATTATATGATCATAGATACGGGAGCCGGGATCAGCTCCAATGTGATCGGACTTACTCTTCCTGCAGACGATGTAATCGTAGTCACCACGCCCGAGCCTACCGCGATCACGGACTCCTATGGCCTGATCAAAGCCATCGTTTCCCAAAGTCGGGATAAAAATCTGAAAATGGTCGTGAATCGGGTCCGATCGGCTATCGAAGGCAAGAAGGTTGCCGACCGGGTCATAGACATTTCGGGACAATTCCTGGAAGTTCGGGTCGAAAATCTCGGATTTATCTTTCAGGACGACGAGGTGGAAAAGAGCATCCGGGAACAAAAGCCCTATATCATCCACTCTCCGAAAAGCAAGGCGGCTGCCTGCCTCAATCGGATCACATACTCCCTTCTGAACCAGGAAATGGAGGCTCAGGAGGATTCCGGAATCGGAGGCTTCTTTAAGAAATTCTTTAATTTCGTGGATGTCCGCGAGAAGCAGCAGAGTCTGGACGACAATTGA
- the flhF gene encoding flagellar biosynthesis protein FlhF, with amino-acid sequence MDFAKIRGKDLQDCLMQMKMKYGPEAHVIEHRILTEGGVFGTGLMARKVVEIQVGIPEKASSREKVEKKLQDLKELLKQKSVQAPERRKHSEEIPSWEERSRRIPSVTSLPQESELDPQSEEERLGLSFAREFEPRIATVRKPEADTHLNRLKERLVQEGMTSRYAEEIASTVEHRLSPLDRSRAASVNEKAVQVLSERVSSEPDIFKGTGRGQRKVVFFVGPTGSGKTTSIAKLAAKYHLHMGKAVSLYTTDNYRIAAIEQLKRYADTMEMPFYAVKDLKRFQETLARDGSELILIDTAGYSHRNMDQLGKMYGYLSAFGEKDSVENILVLSSTSSYHHSHSVMKAYEPLGFRRILLTKLDEAEFLGGFLELADTLNKGFTHLSVGQEVPFDMIPAEKHLLAECVVNPERIKDIKGEIFSTAG; translated from the coding sequence ATGGATTTCGCTAAGATCAGGGGAAAAGACCTACAGGACTGCTTGATGCAGATGAAAATGAAATACGGACCGGAAGCTCACGTGATCGAACACCGGATTTTGACGGAAGGCGGAGTTTTCGGAACCGGTCTGATGGCGAGAAAAGTCGTGGAAATCCAGGTAGGAATTCCCGAGAAAGCGAGCTCTCGGGAAAAGGTGGAAAAGAAATTACAGGACCTGAAGGAATTGCTAAAGCAAAAATCGGTCCAGGCGCCCGAAAGACGGAAACATTCGGAAGAGATTCCTTCCTGGGAAGAAAGGTCGAGACGGATTCCTTCCGTTACTTCTTTGCCCCAGGAATCGGAGTTGGATCCGCAATCGGAAGAGGAGAGACTAGGTCTTTCTTTCGCAAGGGAATTCGAACCCAGGATCGCAACGGTTCGAAAGCCGGAAGCCGATACCCATTTGAATCGACTCAAGGAAAGGTTGGTCCAGGAGGGAATGACCTCCCGGTATGCCGAGGAGATCGCTTCCACAGTCGAACATAGGCTTTCTCCTTTGGATCGATCCAGAGCCGCTTCCGTTAATGAAAAAGCGGTCCAGGTCCTTTCCGAAAGGGTCAGTTCCGAACCGGATATTTTCAAGGGAACGGGAAGGGGGCAAAGAAAAGTCGTATTTTTCGTAGGTCCGACAGGAAGCGGTAAGACTACTAGCATTGCGAAACTTGCGGCAAAATACCACCTTCATATGGGGAAGGCGGTTTCCTTATACACCACCGACAATTACCGGATTGCAGCGATCGAGCAACTAAAACGTTACGCGGATACCATGGAAATGCCATTCTATGCCGTAAAGGATCTGAAACGCTTCCAGGAAACCTTGGCTAGAGACGGCTCGGAATTGATCCTGATCGATACTGCCGGATACAGTCATAGAAATATGGACCAGCTCGGTAAAATGTACGGTTATTTGTCCGCGTTCGGGGAAAAAGACAGCGTCGAAAATATCCTTGTATTATCCTCTACCTCATCGTATCATCATTCCCACTCGGTGATGAAAGCCTACGAGCCTTTGGGGTTCCGCAGAATTTTATTAACCAAACTAGACGAAGCGGAATTTTTAGGTGGATTTCTGGAATTGGCCGATACACTTAATAAGGGTTTCACCCATTTGAGCGTCGGTCAGGAAGTGCCTTTTGATATGATCCCTGCGGAAAAGCATCTACTTGCCGAGTGTGTGGTAAATCCTGAAAGAATCAAAGACATCAAAGGCGAAATCTTTTCCACCGCGGGCTGA
- a CDS encoding flagellar biosynthesis protein FlhA — MEKRWYMQSDFILGAGAVAIVGMLVVPLPGVILDLLILFSLAISLLIVLTSLSIKEPAEFSIFPSLLLITTIYRLALNVSTTRQILSKGPAVNSAIIDAFGSFIVGSESGLSKYVVGFIIFLILVIVQVLVITKGATRISEVAARFTLDALPGKQMAIDMELSTGNINEEEARKRRKKIEAEVDFYGSMDGASKFVQGDVRAGLIITAINLLGGVIIGASIRGESFISAIETYGKFTIGDGLVSQIPALLTTVATGIIVTRSGSESDLAKQFKTQLFANSKVLYVVAASLGLGAFIPGLPFIPMALLAGGLAYLAYSMEKTVQEQLEVLEKKEKESVTDRKPRDYYDELRIEPIEIEFGYHLVPLVDTSQGGTLMDQISNLRAKFARESGIVIPPIRILDNLEIPPDQFTIKINGVEVGASTIRPDKLMAMPSAESQEISSIEGESFMEPAYGRTAKWISGDTKGDAESKGFIVVDSSTVIITYLRELLATHAASLLGREEVKKLLDHYRSQYPTLIQELEADKPGNLGMLQQVLQNLLREGLGIRNLVPILETVANKMSKYPNPYVLTEFVRQAISNTIVKDYMVDGKLQVVVVEGRVLDRLNKSLAQDRLEGRDILVLPPDFQRRLLESVAEMNRKVQESRGFPIYVVNREVRMPFAYFLAKEFPPRNFAVLALEEVHSSVPTVIVGELRVTQAQAAEAVETV, encoded by the coding sequence ATGGAAAAGAGATGGTACATGCAGTCGGATTTCATCCTGGGAGCGGGCGCGGTTGCGATCGTCGGAATGCTCGTCGTTCCTTTACCCGGAGTGATTCTGGACCTTCTGATCCTTTTCAGTCTAGCGATCAGTCTTTTGATCGTATTGACTTCCCTTTCGATTAAGGAGCCTGCGGAGTTTTCCATCTTTCCCAGTCTTTTGTTGATCACTACCATTTATCGTTTGGCGTTAAATGTTTCCACCACCAGACAGATCCTTTCCAAAGGGCCTGCTGTGAACAGTGCGATCATAGACGCTTTCGGTTCGTTTATTGTCGGGAGCGAATCGGGTTTGAGCAAATACGTGGTAGGGTTCATCATATTCCTGATCTTAGTGATCGTCCAGGTTCTGGTCATCACCAAAGGCGCCACCAGGATCTCCGAAGTGGCTGCAAGGTTCACGTTGGATGCCCTCCCGGGAAAGCAAATGGCCATCGATATGGAACTTTCTACGGGCAATATCAACGAGGAAGAGGCCAGAAAAAGACGGAAAAAAATCGAAGCGGAAGTCGATTTTTACGGATCCATGGACGGTGCGAGTAAATTCGTTCAAGGAGACGTTCGTGCAGGACTGATCATCACCGCGATCAATTTGTTGGGCGGGGTGATCATCGGGGCAAGTATCCGAGGAGAATCCTTCATTTCCGCCATAGAAACCTACGGCAAGTTCACCATCGGAGACGGTTTGGTTTCCCAGATCCCGGCGCTCCTGACTACGGTCGCGACAGGTATCATCGTCACCCGTTCCGGATCGGAATCCGATCTGGCAAAACAGTTCAAGACCCAGCTTTTCGCGAACTCCAAGGTCTTGTACGTGGTCGCGGCTTCCCTCGGACTCGGAGCTTTTATTCCAGGGCTTCCTTTTATTCCGATGGCGCTTCTTGCAGGCGGTCTTGCATACCTAGCGTACTCCATGGAAAAGACCGTTCAGGAACAGTTGGAAGTCCTGGAAAAAAAGGAAAAGGAATCGGTCACGGATCGAAAACCGCGGGACTATTACGACGAGCTTCGCATAGAACCGATCGAAATCGAATTCGGATACCACTTGGTCCCTCTGGTGGATACTTCCCAGGGGGGAACCTTGATGGACCAAATCTCGAATTTGCGGGCTAAATTCGCTAGAGAGAGCGGGATCGTGATTCCGCCGATTCGTATTTTAGATAATCTTGAAATACCTCCGGACCAATTCACCATAAAAATCAACGGCGTGGAGGTCGGAGCGAGTACGATCCGGCCGGACAAGTTGATGGCGATGCCTTCCGCCGAAAGCCAGGAGATCAGTTCCATAGAAGGGGAGTCCTTCATGGAGCCGGCATACGGACGCACCGCGAAATGGATTTCCGGGGATACGAAAGGGGATGCGGAGTCCAAAGGATTCATCGTGGTCGACTCTTCCACCGTGATCATCACCTATCTTAGGGAATTGCTTGCGACACACGCGGCAAGTCTGTTAGGGCGGGAAGAGGTGAAGAAACTTTTGGATCATTATCGTTCCCAGTATCCTACTCTCATTCAGGAATTGGAAGCGGACAAACCCGGAAATCTCGGGATGTTACAACAGGTGCTCCAGAATCTTTTGCGGGAAGGATTGGGGATCCGGAATCTGGTTCCGATTCTGGAAACTGTCGCGAACAAAATGTCCAAGTACCCGAATCCTTACGTGCTAACCGAATTCGTACGCCAAGCCATTTCGAATACGATCGTAAAAGACTATATGGTCGACGGAAAACTTCAAGTGGTCGTGGTGGAAGGAAGGGTTCTGGACAGGTTGAACAAGTCCCTCGCACAGGATCGTCTGGAAGGAAGAGATATACTCGTCTTACCGCCGGACTTTCAGAGAAGACTTCTGGAATCGGTGGCCGAGATGAACCGTAAGGTCCAGGAAAGCAGAGGCTTTCCGATCTACGTGGTCAACCGAGAGGTGCGGATGCCCTTCGCGTATTTCCTTGCTAAGGAATTTCCGCCCAGGAATTTCGCGGTCCTGGCTTTGGAGGAAGTCCATTCCTCCGTACCTACAGTCATCGTAGGAGAACTTCGGGTGACCCAGGCGCAAGCCGCTGAAGCCGTGGAAACGGTTTAA